The following nucleotide sequence is from Myxococcales bacterium.
CTGCCCGAGGCGCAGCTCGATCGTTTCCTGCTGGAGGTCCACGTCGACTATCCGAGCGAGGTCGAGGAGCGGGAGATCGCACGCCGCACCACCTCGGGGCCGATGGCCGAGATCGAACCGGTGCTCAGCGCCGACGAGATCCGCGAGCTGGGGGCGCTGGTCCCGCGCATTCCTGTGACGGACGAGGCCGTCGATCTGGCGGTGCGCCTCGCGCGTGCCACGCGCCCCGATGGACCGGACGCGCCCGACGCGGTGCGCTCTTATGTGCGATTCGGCGCGGGCCCCCGCGGCAGCCAGGCCTTGGTGCTCGCCTCCAAGGCGCGGGCTGCGCTGCGCGGCGAGCCGGCGGCGGACGTGGATGACGTGATCGCACTGACCCTGCCCGCGCTGCGCCACCGCATGGTTCTGTCCTACCGCGCGGACGCCGATCGGGTGCGCGACTCCGATGTGCTGGCCGCCGTGAAGCGCAAGCTCGGAGTCTGAGCTCGCTCCGCTTGCGCGTCAGCGGGCCCGGAAATTCGCCTGGCGTTTGCTGCTGTGGGCGGCGAGCCCTTCCGTGGCATCGTCGGTGGCGGCGAGCCCCGCGGCGAGCTCACGCTCGAGAGCGAGCCCCTGGTCGAGGGGCAGGTCCACCGCGGCTTGAACCGCGCGCTTGATGCGGCCGACGGCCAGCGCGGCTTTGCGTGGCGGGGTGAACTCGTGGGCGTACTCGGAGACCCGCGCGCGGAACGACTCGAGCGAGTCGGTCTCCCAGATGTAGTGCAGCAGCCCCCACTCGAGGCCCTGATCGAGGGAGAAGTCCTCGCCTTCGATCAGGATCTGCATCGCGCGCGGCTGGCCAACGAGGCGCGTCAGGCGCTGGGTGCCGCCCGTGACCGGCAGCACACCGAGCTTGACCTCGGGGAGCCCGATCCGAAACGGCCCGAGCCTCGCGATGCGAATGTCGCAGGCCATTGCGATCTCGAAGCCGCCGCCCGTCGCGTGGCCATTCAGCGCGGCAATGCACAGCTTCGGGGTCGCTTCCAGCCGCTGCAAGGTCTCGTGCGCGTGCAGGGAGAAGTAGTACTTGAAGGTCGAGTCGCTCTCGCGGAGCATGTCGAGATCCGCGCCGGCCGAGAAGTGGCGGTCACCCGAGCCCGTGAGCACGATCACGTGCACGTCCGGGTCGAAGCGCGCCTCGACGATCGCGTCGTCGAGCTCCTTCATCATCTCGTGGGTGTAGGCGTTGACCGGCGGATCGTTCAGTGTGAGGACCGCGACGCCGCGGTCCGTCTCGTAGCCGACGAGGTTGCCCATCTCCCGCTCCGCCTCCAATTTACGCGAGAACCGCGCACCGGGAGAGTACGATCCGATCGCCCGCCGCGCCGCGGCTCTCACCCCGGACGTGCGCCCTGCAGATTTCACCCAGCAAAGGGCCACGTTGACCGGGCCGCTGCGTGCAGGCGGCCATCCGCCGCCGACTCCCAGGCCCACGATCGTGGCGGCGGCGGCCCTCTGGCCGGGGTACTGTGCCGGAGCTTCTGTTCCTGCGAGTTCGCGCTATGCTGCGAGAGAAGCGCCCCTGGGCCTGCCGTGGATCAAGAAGACCTCAAGCGATCAATCAAACAGCTCATCGTCGAGGAGCTAGATTTGAGGGACCACACCCCGGAAGACATCGGCGACGACGCGCCGCTCTTCGGTGCCGGCCTCGGGCTCGATTCACTCGACGCCCTGCAGCTCGCCATGGCCATCGAGGAGCGTTTTGGCGTGCGTCTGCCCGAGGGTGAGGCGGCTCGCCCGGTGTTCGCGTCCGTGTCGGCTCTCGCCGGGGAGGTAGCGCGCTCACGTACGGGCACCGAATGAGGGGTCGAGCCGAACGCGTGTGTGTGACCGGGCTCGGCGGGATCTCGGCGTTGGGCGGTACACTGCCACGGAGCTTCGCCCGCCTGTGCGCCGGTGAGACTGGGATCGGCCCGCTCACGGCCTTCGACGTCGGAGGGCAACGGGGGCAGCTGGCCGCCGAAGTGGGTGAGCTCGCGGCGAACCTCCGGGCTCTCGAGGCTCGAGAAGACTGGTCGCGGAGCGACATCCTTGCCCTCGCAGCCGCGCGGGAGGCCATCGCGAGCGCCGGCTTGACGGGATCACTCAGCGACACGGCGCTGGTCGTCGGGGGGACGACCGGCGGGATGCGGGAGGCGGAGACCCTGCTGGCAGGTGATCCGCAGCGGCTCAGTCAGAGCGCGGCTCGGCGGCTGTTGTCCTATCCGCTGTCGACCTCGGCCGAGCAGCTGATGCAGGCACTCGGCACCGGGGCGAGTGGGGCGTCGCTGTGCAGCGCTTGCTCGAGCGGCGCCAACGCGCTCGCGCTCGGGGCCGGCTCGATCGCTTCGGGTCGCACGGCGCGGGCACTGTGCGGCGGCACGGACGCACTGTGTCGGCTGACGTTCTCCGGCTTCAACGCCCTGGGTGTGATGGCACCGGAAGCGTGCCGACCGTTCGACGTGCAGCGCACGGGACTCGTGCTGGGGGAGGGCGCGGCGTTCCTCGTGCTCGAGTCCGAGACCGAGGCGCGGCGGCGCGGTGCCAGGATCTTGGCTTGGCTCGACGGCTGGAGTGTGGGAGCCGAAGCCCATCACATCACCCACCCGGAGCCTTCGGCCGAGACGGCGGCTCGGCTGCTGATGCGGGCGCTCCGTCGCGGCGGAGTCGAGATCGCGGAGCTCGACTACGTCAACGCCCACGGTACCGCGACCGCGCAAAATGACGCGGCAGAGGCTCGGGCATTTGCGCGGGCGTTCGGTGACGATGCCGGGCGCATCTACGTCTCGTCCTCCAAGGGACAGGTAGGACACACCCTCGGCGCGGCTGGCGCGCTGGAGGCAGCCTTCACTGTCATGGCGATCGACGCCGGGATGGCGCCTCCAACCGGTGGGCTCGTCACCCCGGATCCGGAGCTTCACCTTCGCCACGTGATGGGTCGGGCGGTTCCCGTGGCGATTCGGACTGCGGTCTCGACCTCGTTCGGTTTTGGTGGTGCGGGCACCGTGCTCTTGTTCAGCCATCCGGACCGTGAGCTCACGCAGGCCAGGGAAACGAATATCCCGCTGCGCGTGGTCTCGGTCGCGACGTTGTCGGCTGTCGGCGTGCGCCGGGACCAAGACGTACTGAGTCGCGCCGACATGAAGGCTGTAGAGCCGCAGCGACCTTGGGTGGAGTCGTTGGAAGCGGCGCGTTCACGCCGCTTCGATTCCGCGTCGGCGATGATGACCGTTGGCGCCGGCGAGACCCTGAGGGAAGTAGCTCGACCCGACAAGGAAGTCGGGTTGGTCGCAGGCTCCGCCTACGGCAACGTCGAGCGCTCGGTCGTCTTCCTTCAACGCCTCTTCAGGCAGGGGCCACGTTTCGCCAGTCCTGCGGATTTTCCGCACCTCGTGCCCTCGGCTGCCGTCGGCAATGCGTCGATCTACCATCAGCTGGTGGGCCCGGTGCTGGCCGTCGCAGATCTGGTGACCAGCGCGGAGTCCGCCTTCACCGTGGCGCTCAGCTTGCTCGAAGATGAACAGGCCGACGCCATCGTGAGTGCATCGGTCGAGCCGCACGACGGCGTGGTCGAACGCGTGCTCGGACCGCTGTGTCTGGACCAACCGCCAGAGGGTACCCGCCGGGGTGAGGGTGGGAGTTTCGTGCTCCTCGCCCGCGGTCGAGAGCCGGGTGGCGTCGAGGTTGTCTACTGGTCCGATGCCGCGAAGCCAGGCTCCTTGCCCATCCCCGCAGGCGCCCGCTCCGTGGTGGTGCGGAGCGGCGGCGCTGAAAACGAGGCTTTTGTCGCTGCTTCGGGCTGGCGGGGGGTACGCTGTTTCGCGCCGGCCATGGACGGAATTCCCCACGAAGCGCGCGGCGGATTCGCACTGGCCCATGCGGTCGCATTGCTCTTCGCTGGCGAGGCCGACGAGGCCCTCGTCGCGGCGGTGGGCAAGGGCAAGAGCTACGCTTTCGTGTTCAAACGCGAGAACCTCGGCGACGGGAACGGATGACCGCAGCCATCGTGGCGTTCGGGGCCGTATCCGCTCAGGGGCGAGGGCGCGCGGCGTTTGCCTGCGGTGATGCGGGTGAGCCCGCGAAGTGTCTCGTTGCCCGCGACCCGGAGCTCGCAGCCGCGGGTCTGTGCAAGCCGTTTGCCGCGCGTGTGCCGGACTTGTCGCTCCCCGAGACCCACGACCGCGCTCGAGAGCTCCTGCGCATTGCGGCCCTCGAGCTGCGCACTCAGCTGGAGCGCGAGCTGCCGGACTACCGCTCGCGGCGTGTGGGTCTGGTGATCGGGACCTCGGGCGGCGGCATGCCGAGCTTTCAGCGCGCGATGCTGGAGCTCTCACTCGGGCGCACGCTGTCGACCGAGCTTGCGCGCGCTACGCCCTACTTCGGCCCGCTCTCGGCGATCGATGCCGTGTTCCCGGTCGATCCGGCGTTGCGCGTGCAGATCCTCGCGGCCTGCGCGTCGTCGACGTTTGCGCTGGGGCACGCGCTCGCATGGCTCGAGAGCGGCGTTGCAGAGTTGGTGATTGCCGGCGGTTACGACGCGCTCTCGTCCTTCATCGCTGCGGGCTTCGAGGCCCTGGGCGCCACCTGCGCGACCCCGACGCCGTTTCGACTCTCTCGTGCCGGCCTCGCGCTCGGGGAGGGGGCCGCGCTGGTTGCGTTGGTGCCGACTGCGTCCGCGCCGAAGGGCTGGGTGCTCGGCTTCGGCGCGTCGAGTGATGCCGTGCACGTTACCGCGCCGGACCGCACGGGTTCAGGCTTGGCCCGCGCGGCAGAGCAGGCGCTAACCCGGGCCGGTTGCGGCGGCGAACGGCTGCGCCTGGTCAACGCCCATGGAACCGGGACGTCCTACAACGACGCCGCCGAAGCGTTGGCGATCGACCGGGCGCTGGGGACGAACGCGAGCGCGGCCGTCGTGCACGCGCTCAAGGGCACGCTCGGCCACACCCTGGGTGCGGCCGGAGTGCTCGAGGTGTTGTCCGCAATCGACGCGCTCGAGCGCAGGCTCGCGCCTGCCACCCACGGTTCGGGTGAAGTTGAGCCTGCGCTCCGCGCGCGACTGCTCGACCGCACCGAAGCCGCAAGCGACGGTTTGTGTTTGAAGCTCTCGAGCGCCTTCGGTGGTGCGAACGCGGCACTCGTGCTCGGCAGAGACGCTGCGCCCGCGCCCATCGCGCCCCTCCGGCAGGTAGCACTTTTGGCGGTTGCGCC
It contains:
- a CDS encoding 3-oxoacyl-ACP synthase, encoding MTAAIVAFGAVSAQGRGRAAFACGDAGEPAKCLVARDPELAAAGLCKPFAARVPDLSLPETHDRARELLRIAALELRTQLERELPDYRSRRVGLVIGTSGGGMPSFQRAMLELSLGRTLSTELARATPYFGPLSAIDAVFPVDPALRVQILAACASSTFALGHALAWLESGVAELVIAGGYDALSSFIAAGFEALGATCATPTPFRLSRAGLALGEGAALVALVPTASAPKGWVLGFGASSDAVHVTAPDRTGSGLARAAEQALTRAGCGGERLRLVNAHGTGTSYNDAAEALAIDRALGTNASAAVVHALKGTLGHTLGAAGVLEVLSAIDALERRLAPATHGSGEVEPALRARLLDRTEAASDGLCLKLSSAFGGANAALVLGRDAAPAPIAPLRQVALLAVAPAVESADAASLTGRVLTEPMKLRRMDPLSLLSVGAALGVSDRCPLGPAAGVIVGTAMATLEQNAAFERQRLARGAEPRRFPATSPNLCAGEVSIALGLHGPSFSVGAGPSASLEALLVAHDWIASGWADQLVVIAAESVGVVASGLWQAAGWPLPAHGAAAAVLGVATTQTPLARQRLADAARAAQAADGALGGRLPGWPTFLEALAGLGP
- a CDS encoding enoyl-CoA hydratase/isomerase family protein, whose product is MGNLVGYETDRGVAVLTLNDPPVNAYTHEMMKELDDAIVEARFDPDVHVIVLTGSGDRHFSAGADLDMLRESDSTFKYYFSLHAHETLQRLEATPKLCIAALNGHATGGGFEIAMACDIRIARLGPFRIGLPEVKLGVLPVTGGTQRLTRLVGQPRAMQILIEGEDFSLDQGLEWGLLHYIWETDSLESFRARVSEYAHEFTPPRKAALAVGRIKRAVQAAVDLPLDQGLALERELAAGLAATDDATEGLAAHSSKRQANFRAR
- a CDS encoding beta-ketoacyl synthase chain length factor, whose product is MRGRAERVCVTGLGGISALGGTLPRSFARLCAGETGIGPLTAFDVGGQRGQLAAEVGELAANLRALEAREDWSRSDILALAAAREAIASAGLTGSLSDTALVVGGTTGGMREAETLLAGDPQRLSQSAARRLLSYPLSTSAEQLMQALGTGASGASLCSACSSGANALALGAGSIASGRTARALCGGTDALCRLTFSGFNALGVMAPEACRPFDVQRTGLVLGEGAAFLVLESETEARRRGARILAWLDGWSVGAEAHHITHPEPSAETAARLLMRALRRGGVEIAELDYVNAHGTATAQNDAAEARAFARAFGDDAGRIYVSSSKGQVGHTLGAAGALEAAFTVMAIDAGMAPPTGGLVTPDPELHLRHVMGRAVPVAIRTAVSTSFGFGGAGTVLLFSHPDRELTQARETNIPLRVVSVATLSAVGVRRDQDVLSRADMKAVEPQRPWVESLEAARSRRFDSASAMMTVGAGETLREVARPDKEVGLVAGSAYGNVERSVVFLQRLFRQGPRFASPADFPHLVPSAAVGNASIYHQLVGPVLAVADLVTSAESAFTVALSLLEDEQADAIVSASVEPHDGVVERVLGPLCLDQPPEGTRRGEGGSFVLLARGREPGGVEVVYWSDAAKPGSLPIPAGARSVVVRSGGAENEAFVAASGWRGVRCFAPAMDGIPHEARGGFALAHAVALLFAGEADEALVAAVGKGKSYAFVFKRENLGDGNG